In one Hoplias malabaricus isolate fHopMal1 chromosome X1, fHopMal1.hap1, whole genome shotgun sequence genomic region, the following are encoded:
- the LOC136675949 gene encoding THAP domain-containing protein 2-like, with the protein MGGCSAPNCSNSTTIGKQLFRFPKDPVRMKKWLINCRRDFLPTPCSRLCQDHFEDSQFEEVARSPAGGRKLKPNAVPTLFNVPDPPSPITPHVALPLKLEPEKDLNVGDHGYARRQPRVDPEEEERQRAEEERPCSLCQHYKSQLEQQQQHTARLQKEAEEMKKRLHKLNKMEKGLQMFLFEDQIRALTLAKRSRRAMWSHNTVLTARKIRCAVGVKGYEFLRELGYPLPSYRTLCNRLEPKMMMTTSMQEDLAELGLGIITACNSPEGNGTNDEGLIGIMT; encoded by the exons ATGGGCGGCTGTTCAGCTCCAAACTGCTCCAACTCTACGACCATCGGGAAACAGCTTTTTCGCTTCCCAAAAGATCCAGTGCGGATGAAGAAGTGGCTTATAAACTGTCGGAGGGACTTTTTGCCCACTCCCTGCTCCAGACTGTGTCAG GACCATTTTGAGGACAGCCAGTTTGAGGaggtcgcacgttctccagcaGGAGGAAGGAAACTGAAGCCCAATGCTGTGCCCACACTTTTCAATGTCCCAGACCCTCCCTCTCCCATCACTCCACATGTAGCACTCCCACTTAAACTTGAACCAG AGAAGGATTTGAACGTCGGGGACCACGGCTATGCTCGAAGGCAACCGAGAGTGGACCCTGAGGAGGAAGAACGACAGAGAGCAGAGGAGGAAAGGCCCTGCTCTCTCTGTCAGCACTACAAGAGTCAACTggaacagcagcagcaacacaCTGCCCGGCTTCAGAAAGAA GCGGAGGAGATGAAGAAACGTCTGCACAAGCTGAACAAGATGGAAAAAGGACTGCAGATGTTTCTGTTCGAGGACCAGATCCGGGCGCTGACTTTGGCCAAGCGTTCGCGGCGGGCCATGTGGTCGCACAACACGGTTCTGACCGCCCGCAAGATCCGCTGCGCAGTAGGTGTCAAAGGATATGAATTCTTGAGAGAACTGGGCTACCCTCTGCCCTCCTACAGGACACTGTGTAATCGTCTGGAGCCAAAAATGATGATGACTACTAGCATGCAGGAGGACCTAGCAGAACTGGGCCTGGGCATCATAACAGCCTGCAATAGCCCGGAAGGCAATGGAACAAATGATGAAGGACTTATTGGAATCATGACCTAA
- the LOC136675818 gene encoding target of EGR1 protein 1-like, translating to MSHSMVVPVIDVQNDNFKELWPSMVLSFKTSSFISLDTELSGLGTRKALLAESVEDRYKAICHAARTRSVLSLGVACYKKLDDKADRTYLVQVYNLTLLCSEEYIIEPQSVQFLVQHGFDFNKQYAHGVPYNKGNDKGGDTHGVNMRTLFVELLRANKPLVVHNGLIDMVFLYQCFYAHLPEKLGTFIADLSQMFPAGIYDTKYVTEYELRFTASYLEYAYKKCKLDNARSVEAGTEGPCLFLEFCNYTGRLQSYVDYRPCLDGQGQDESLNICIQFSAYGWCPNGSQCPMSHNTDLIIQQDERSKEDKKKKRKRRKKQKAAREAEEDSGCPREKKAHLEDMDVEGTPCETTASEQKISSEEAKLASVDEPHQVHETENGGGDPPAQDSAADDGKRPEPTSKGLTGGRERKVEGGTHRAGFDAFMTGYIFAFASLLKTENSESEVAACVNKLYLSGKSIPLHVVKSTFSKSSKAHTHKMEQVWGKGSSDKGPVQAD from the exons ATGAGCCATTCTATGGTGGTGCCTGTAATAGACGTACAGAATGACAACTTTAAAGAGCTATGGCCCTCAATGGTGCTCTCCTTTAAAACatcttcttttatttctttggacACG GAGCTGAGTGGACTTGGAACAAGGAAAGCTCTTCTTGCTGA gtcAGTTGAAGACCGCTATAAAGCAATATGTCATGCTGCTCGCACACGCTCAGTTCTGTCTCTGGGCGTCGCCTGCTACAAGAAGCTTGATGACAAG GCTGACAGGACATACCTGGTCCAGGTTTATAACCTGACTCTGCTGTGCTCAGAGGAATACATCATCGAGCCTCAGTCCGTTCAGTTCCTTGTGCAGCACGGCTTTGACTTCAACAAACAGTACGCTCACGGTGTCCCCTATAACAAGGGAAACGATAAG GGAGGAGATACCCATGGGGTTAATATGCGCACTTTATTTGTGGAGCTCCTGCGGGCGAACAAGCCTCTAGTGGTCCATAACGGTCTGATCGACATGGTGTTCCTGTATCAGTGCTTCTACGCTCACCTTCCTGAAAAGCTTGGTACGTTTATAGCAGATCTGTCGCAGATGTTCCCTGCTGGCATTTACGACACCAAATATGTCACGGAGTATGAACTACGCTTCACTGCCTCCTACCTGGAATACGCCTACAAAAAGTG TAAACTGGACAATGCCAGGTCCGTGGAGGCTGGCACGGAGGGACCTTGCTTGTTCTTGGAGTTCTGTAATTACACTGGACGCTTGCAGAGTTATGTGGACTACAGGCCTTGCTTAGACGGTCAGGGTCAAGACGAATCCCTAAACATCTGCATTCAATTCTCC GCTTATGGATGGTGCCCCAACGGCTCTCAGTGCCCAATGTCCCACAACACTGACCTCATCATTCAGCAAGATGAGAGAAGCAAAGAGgacaagaagaaaaagagaaaacggAGGAAGAAGCAGAAGGCTGCACGGGAAGCAGAGGAAGATAGTGGTTGCCCCAGAGAGAAGAAAGCGCACCTGGAGGACATGGATGTAGAGGGAACCCCGTGTGAAACCACAGCGTCTGAGCAAAAAATCAGCAGCGAGGAGGCAAAGCTGGCCTCTGTTGATGAACCTCATCAGGTTCATGAGACAGAGAATGGAGGCGGTGATCCTCCAGCACAGGATTCGGCCGCAGATGACGGCAAAAGACCAGAACCGACATCGAAAGGCTTAACTGGAGGCCGGGAGAGAAAAGTAGAGGGAGGAACCCACAGAGCAGGCTTTGATGCCTTCATGACTGGTTACATTTTTGCTTTTGCCAGCCTTTTGAAAACTGAAAACTCAGAGTCTGAAGTAGCTGCATGTGTCAACAAACTGTACCTAAGTGGCAAGTCTATTCCCCTTCATGTGGTCAAAAGCACCTTCTCCAAGTCCTCCAAAGCTCACACCCACAAGATGGAGCAAGTGTGGGGGAAAGGCTCCAGTGACAAGGGACCTGTCCAAGCAGATTGA